In Fluviicola taffensis DSM 16823, the following are encoded in one genomic region:
- a CDS encoding imm68 putative immunity domain-containing protein — MFIEKWKDTAFGSDYGADFQTFLEKIPKAKLTLTDIYERCDLKKYFDQPELLNQRTDNNVKLENSDFEQFVHYEDAVIALTAIVTESELNGSADLRNAYGSKTLIFETTKEELTTLKNALEYIHRNFTKFILFEMLDNEGQIETLSDIADNIVQLESVIDNKKVVES; from the coding sequence ATGTTTATCGAAAAATGGAAAGACACCGCATTTGGAAGTGATTATGGTGCCGACTTTCAAACCTTTTTGGAAAAGATTCCGAAAGCTAAATTAACACTTACAGATATTTATGAACGTTGTGACTTAAAAAAGTACTTTGATCAACCAGAGTTACTAAATCAACGTACAGACAATAATGTGAAACTTGAGAATTCGGATTTTGAGCAGTTTGTTCATTATGAAGATGCTGTAATTGCATTAACGGCAATTGTTACCGAAAGCGAATTGAATGGAAGTGCAGATTTAAGAAATGCTTACGGCTCTAAAACTCTGATTTTTGAAACAACAAAAGAAGAATTAACAACACTAAAAAACGCATTGGAGTATATTCATCGAAATTTCACTAAATTTATTCTGTTTGAAATGCTTGATAATGAAGGACAAATCGAAACACTTTCTGATATTGCAGATAATATAGTACAATTGGAAAGCGTTATTGACAATAAAAAGGTAGTTGAATCATAA
- a CDS encoding SBBP repeat-containing protein — translation MSLKNLLFIGLSTLILAGLSSNSFGQNFQWAKQIGAAGWDEATSIKTDQNNAVYTVGLFVGTVDFDPGIGVFNLTSVGENDVFICKLDAAGNFVWAKQYGDSAFIDKSSLEIDLVGNLYITSSFLGTVDFDPGVGSFPLTSQGMDRDAFVQKLDANGNFIWARQIGGPFVPTYATPSHSNAMAVDASGNIFLTGYFDGTIDFDPHPVSVFDMTSQYNASDIFVCKLDTDGNFGWAKQFTGTQMRGGVGYGIAIDGSGNVYSTGTIGGTVDFDPSPSTFYLTTSASLQTEIYLSKLDPLGNFVWAKAMGPGEGSAIVLDGNYNIYSSAWVPSGYVPVINKHDSAGNLLWAKQHGGLNGKSIALDNMGNVYTTGLCFGTNDFDPGLGVFNLTGGDSDSFISKLDSLGNFVWAGLLTGTNQVWTNSIAVDMNNNIYTAGYFNETADFDPSSAIFNLVSPAIGYDIFIHKLSLNSVLGLHSTSLKEEVQVYPNPTNDGKFVVQFEDEQKDVNIVLRNIQGQIVNVTSIRTKDQVEIQMNELSGVYLLEISDQKNQKTVLKIIKE, via the coding sequence ATGTCACTAAAAAATCTTCTTTTTATTGGGCTAAGTACTTTAATTCTTGCTGGGTTAAGCTCAAATTCTTTTGGTCAAAATTTTCAGTGGGCAAAACAGATAGGTGCTGCTGGTTGGGACGAAGCAACTTCTATAAAAACGGATCAAAATAATGCTGTTTACACAGTAGGTCTTTTTGTTGGAACGGTAGATTTTGATCCTGGAATAGGTGTTTTCAATCTTACTTCTGTTGGAGAAAATGACGTCTTTATTTGCAAATTGGATGCTGCGGGTAATTTTGTCTGGGCGAAACAATATGGAGACAGTGCTTTTATTGACAAAAGTTCTCTTGAAATAGATCTTGTAGGAAATCTCTATATTACTAGTTCGTTTTTAGGTACCGTAGATTTTGATCCTGGAGTAGGAAGTTTTCCTTTAACTTCCCAAGGAATGGATAGAGATGCTTTTGTTCAAAAATTAGATGCAAACGGCAACTTTATTTGGGCAAGACAAATAGGCGGACCATTTGTCCCTACTTATGCAACACCATCTCATAGCAATGCCATGGCAGTTGATGCCAGTGGAAATATATTTCTAACAGGCTATTTTGATGGAACAATAGATTTTGATCCGCATCCAGTTTCTGTTTTCGATATGACTTCTCAATATAATGCGAGTGATATTTTTGTTTGTAAACTAGATACTGACGGCAACTTTGGTTGGGCGAAACAATTTACGGGTACGCAAATGCGAGGTGGAGTTGGTTATGGAATAGCTATAGATGGAAGCGGGAATGTATATTCCACTGGAACTATTGGTGGAACAGTAGATTTTGATCCAAGTCCAAGTACTTTTTATTTGACAACATCAGCTTCTCTTCAAACGGAAATTTATTTGAGTAAATTAGATCCGCTGGGTAATTTCGTTTGGGCAAAAGCAATGGGACCAGGTGAGGGTTCTGCCATTGTATTAGACGGTAATTATAACATTTATTCGAGTGCTTGGGTTCCTTCTGGATATGTACCAGTTATCAATAAGCATGATTCAGCTGGCAATCTGTTATGGGCTAAACAACATGGTGGATTGAACGGAAAATCCATAGCGCTTGACAATATGGGAAATGTATACACTACAGGACTTTGTTTTGGTACAAATGACTTCGATCCAGGATTGGGAGTTTTTAATCTTACAGGAGGAGATTCTGATTCATTCATAAGTAAGTTGGATTCATTGGGTAATTTCGTTTGGGCTGGTCTATTAACAGGAACAAATCAAGTTTGGACCAATTCCATAGCAGTAGACATGAATAATAATATTTATACAGCGGGCTATTTTAATGAAACAGCTGACTTTGATCCTTCTTCTGCGATTTTTAATCTAGTTAGTCCAGCTATAGGTTATGATATTTTTATCCATAAATTAAGTCTAAATAGTGTTTTAGGACTTCATTCAACTAGTTTGAAAGAGGAGGTTCAAGTCTATCCAAACCCAACAAATGACGGAAAATTTGTCGTTCAATTTGAAGATGAACAGAAGGATGTGAACATTGTTCTTAGAAACATACAGGGGCAAATAGTGAATGTGACTAGTATAAGAACAAAAGATCAAGTAGAAATCCAAATGAATGAATTAAGCGGTGTGTATCTATTAGAAATATCTGATCAGAAAAATCAAAAAACTGTTCTAAAAATCATTAAAGAATAA
- a CDS encoding GNAT family N-acetyltransferase, which yields MKIRLETERLILRELEYTDENDLFEMDSDPEVHLYIENNPVKSIAEITKVIGILKKQYVENGIARWAVVDKTTNECVGWSGLKYFNEPLNEHIHFYELGYRFKKKHWGKGFATESSRAILDYGFEHLNVDSIFAITDSGNLNSKKVLSKLGFDFQETFDYEGDPTDWFELKRIHWESKKSN from the coding sequence ATGAAAATTAGGTTAGAAACGGAACGACTAATTTTAAGAGAATTGGAATACACGGACGAAAACGATTTATTCGAAATGGACTCTGATCCAGAAGTTCATTTGTATATTGAAAATAATCCTGTAAAATCAATAGCGGAAATCACAAAAGTAATCGGAATCCTTAAAAAGCAATATGTGGAAAATGGAATTGCACGTTGGGCTGTAGTTGACAAAACAACAAACGAATGTGTTGGGTGGTCAGGATTAAAGTATTTTAATGAACCTCTAAATGAGCATATCCATTTTTATGAATTGGGTTATCGGTTTAAGAAAAAGCATTGGGGAAAAGGATTTGCTACGGAATCTTCTAGGGCGATATTAGACTATGGATTTGAGCATTTGAATGTAGATTCGATATTTGCGATTACTGATTCAGGAAATCTGAACTCTAAAAAAGTGTTATCCAAACTCGGTTTTGATTTTCAAGAGACATTTGACTATGAAGGCGACCCGACAGATTGGTTTGAATTGAAAAGGATACACTGGGAAAGCAAAAAGTCGAACTGA
- the arr gene encoding NAD(+)--rifampin ADP-ribosyltransferase — protein sequence MNNQTSETFYHGTKADLKHGDLIQPGFNSNYGNNKKAKYIYLTATLDAAIWGAELALGEGIGRIYIVEPTGSIEDDPNLTDKKFPGNPTKSYCSQYAFKVIGEVLDWQGHAPEQLQAMKDNLERLKQQGIEAIED from the coding sequence ATGAATAATCAGACTTCAGAAACCTTTTATCATGGTACAAAAGCGGATCTGAAACACGGAGATTTAATTCAACCTGGTTTCAACTCAAATTACGGCAACAATAAAAAAGCGAAATACATTTATCTCACTGCTACTTTGGATGCAGCTATTTGGGGAGCAGAGCTCGCTTTGGGAGAAGGAATAGGTCGGATTTATATCGTAGAGCCAACTGGTTCCATTGAAGACGATCCCAATTTAACAGACAAAAAATTTCCAGGAAACCCCACGAAATCATACTGTTCTCAATATGCATTTAAGGTAATTGGAGAGGTTTTGGATTGGCAAGGACATGCCCCTGAACAGCTGCAAGCAATGAAAGACAATTTAGAACGATTGAAACAACAAGGAATTGAAGCGATTGAGGATTGA
- a CDS encoding alpha/beta fold hydrolase, producing MIINFLKSIAILFFIMIFISCKENKRPFKSVTSFLDIETKKIEVYVGGEGANTIVFESGLGVDGKTWLESGIFDSLGSDNQVIAYNRSGYLKSTENSEKRGIPELVNDLHVVITKKSKNGKVVLVGHSLGGAIARAYAVKYPDKVKALLLIEPTNENFKQYALMSQEHEDMLVKQFTIEKLNGAANECSQLIENREFLKKLSSLPNIPVTVITSTKTDSEMTPENVSDWIKAHHSLGNGVTKFTHITTNKSGHFVYTEEPNLVVENINRLLR from the coding sequence ATGATTATTAATTTTTTAAAAAGCATCGCCATTCTTTTTTTTATAATGATCTTTATTTCGTGCAAAGAAAATAAGAGGCCATTTAAGAGTGTAACATCTTTCTTAGATATTGAGACGAAAAAGATAGAAGTCTATGTTGGTGGAGAAGGAGCAAATACAATTGTCTTCGAATCAGGTTTAGGTGTTGATGGCAAAACTTGGCTGGAATCTGGAATTTTTGATTCATTAGGAAGCGATAATCAGGTTATTGCTTATAATCGTTCTGGCTATCTAAAATCAACAGAAAATAGCGAGAAGAGAGGAATACCTGAGCTAGTAAACGACCTTCACGTTGTAATCACTAAAAAATCAAAAAACGGGAAAGTTGTACTTGTCGGTCACTCATTAGGCGGTGCAATTGCTCGTGCTTATGCAGTTAAGTATCCTGATAAAGTGAAGGCATTATTACTTATCGAACCGACCAACGAAAATTTCAAGCAATACGCCTTAATGTCTCAAGAACACGAAGACATGCTTGTTAAACAATTTACAATTGAAAAACTAAATGGAGCGGCTAATGAATGCTCTCAGCTTATTGAGAACAGGGAATTTTTAAAGAAGCTTTCATCTTTACCAAATATTCCTGTTACAGTAATAACTTCCACGAAAACAGATAGCGAAATGACTCCTGAGAATGTTTCAGATTGGATAAAAGCGCATCATTCCTTAGGAAATGGGGTCACGAAATTTACCCACATAACAACGAATAAATCAGGTCATTTTGTTTATACGGAAGAGCCAAATCTTGTTGTTGAAAATATAAATCGATTGTTGAGGTAG
- a CDS encoding winged helix-turn-helix transcriptional regulator: protein MTTKKVQEENETCPAQGLLKMLSGKWKPEIFRLAVDAPLRFSSLLRQITGSNKQTLSVALKELEEIGLLEKVVIKEKPLHIEYNLTETGKSLIPIFQQLESVR, encoded by the coding sequence ATGACTACAAAAAAAGTACAAGAAGAGAATGAAACATGTCCTGCACAAGGTCTTTTGAAGATGTTGTCGGGAAAGTGGAAACCTGAGATTTTCCGGCTGGCAGTTGATGCCCCATTGCGATTCAGTAGTTTACTTCGTCAGATAACTGGTTCGAATAAACAAACGTTATCGGTTGCTTTGAAAGAGCTGGAAGAAATTGGATTGCTCGAAAAAGTGGTGATCAAAGAAAAACCCTTACATATTGAGTACAATCTCACAGAAACCGGGAAGTCTTTGATTCCGATTTTTCAACAATTAGAGAGTGTGAGGTGA
- a CDS encoding ClpXP adapter SpxH family protein has product MQEKTNPLLCDIETGLCEMPGNDQDTSASGIFQSVKKPIKVVYYTDPICSSCWGIEPQLRKLKLEYGNSIEIEYRMGGLLPDWNYNSGGISKPSDVAHHWDEVSVYYDMPIDGDVWLVDPLSSSYPPSIAFKAAQIQDKHKAVVFLREIREMVFLEKKNITKWEYLEQAAKNAGLDLQQFKTDYEGKAKALFDDDLKFGRELGVRGFPTLFFVDSTGKTEKVYGSKPYASYEDAILKLDAATAKSTYPKSWEFAFSKYPSLTAKEFSELTGTPRSESEQKLNELTSKGILGKLTTKNGSIWTIKKITH; this is encoded by the coding sequence ATGCAAGAAAAAACAAATCCCTTATTGTGTGACATTGAAACAGGATTATGTGAAATGCCAGGAAACGATCAAGACACTTCAGCCTCAGGAATTTTTCAATCTGTCAAAAAACCGATTAAAGTCGTTTATTACACAGATCCCATTTGTTCCTCTTGTTGGGGAATTGAACCGCAGTTGCGAAAATTGAAATTAGAATACGGCAACAGCATCGAAATTGAATACCGAATGGGAGGTTTATTGCCCGATTGGAATTACAACAGTGGAGGAATAAGCAAACCATCCGATGTGGCACATCACTGGGATGAAGTGAGTGTTTATTACGACATGCCGATAGATGGAGACGTTTGGTTAGTAGATCCTTTATCTTCTTCTTATCCGCCATCAATCGCTTTTAAAGCTGCTCAAATTCAGGATAAGCACAAAGCAGTTGTCTTTCTTCGCGAAATCAGAGAAATGGTTTTCTTGGAGAAAAAGAATATTACCAAGTGGGAATATTTGGAACAAGCAGCCAAAAATGCTGGTTTGGATCTCCAACAATTCAAGACTGATTACGAAGGCAAAGCAAAAGCATTGTTTGATGACGATTTGAAATTCGGAAGAGAATTAGGAGTACGCGGATTTCCAACCTTGTTTTTTGTAGATTCCACAGGAAAAACGGAAAAAGTATACGGTTCCAAACCTTATGCTTCGTATGAAGATGCTATTTTGAAATTGGACGCAGCAACTGCAAAAAGCACCTACCCAAAAAGTTGGGAATTTGCTTTTTCAAAGTATCCTTCTTTAACAGCGAAAGAATTTTCAGAATTAACGGGCACTCCAAGAAGTGAAAGCGAACAAAAACTGAACGAATTGACTTCTAAAGGAATTTTGGGAAAATTGACGACCAAAAATGGTTCTATTTGGACAATAAAGAAGATAACTCATTAA
- a CDS encoding NAD(P)H-dependent oxidoreductase, with protein sequence MNFLDLANSRYTTKKYDSNKKVSAEKIEQLKEILRMSPSSINSQPWKFTVVSDEQVKSQLAEVSYFNEPKIKDASHLVVFSSIDDISRFEKQINDHLPEGSVGYYNQMLKPLSEAEIKSWLQNQVYLSLGFFLSACASMDIDSSPMEGIQPDEYAKILKLDGYKALFAVAIGYRNPEDANQPSLKAKFRLPLENVIESI encoded by the coding sequence ATGAACTTCTTAGACCTTGCAAACAGTAGATACACTACTAAAAAGTACGACTCAAACAAAAAAGTATCAGCCGAAAAAATTGAACAATTAAAAGAAATTTTACGCATGAGTCCTTCCTCCATCAATAGTCAACCTTGGAAGTTTACGGTTGTTTCAGATGAGCAAGTAAAAAGCCAATTAGCCGAAGTATCATATTTCAACGAACCTAAAATAAAGGATGCCAGTCATTTGGTAGTATTCAGTTCAATCGATGACATTTCAAGGTTTGAGAAGCAGATTAACGATCATCTGCCAGAAGGATCTGTAGGATATTACAATCAAATGCTAAAACCTTTATCAGAAGCAGAAATTAAATCATGGCTGCAAAATCAAGTTTATCTTTCTCTGGGCTTTTTCCTGAGTGCATGTGCATCTATGGATATTGATTCCTCACCAATGGAAGGGATTCAACCTGATGAATATGCTAAAATTCTAAAACTGGATGGATATAAAGCCTTGTTTGCAGTGGCTATTGGTTACAGAAACCCAGAAGATGCGAATCAGCCTTCTTTGAAAGCAAAATTCCGTTTACCACTAGAAAACGTGATTGAATCTATTTAA
- a CDS encoding winged helix-turn-helix transcriptional regulator — protein MYCIDNKQFPCSTSLTMRYIGGKWKAVILIHLVQKKRYNELRKELPMVTERTLSLQLKELESDGLITRTVYAAKPPLKVEYALTEFGRTLIPLLKAMAEWGKEAAEINRKISFLETV, from the coding sequence ATGTATTGTATCGATAATAAGCAATTTCCATGTAGTACAAGTCTCACAATGAGGTATATAGGTGGAAAATGGAAAGCGGTCATTCTAATTCATTTAGTGCAAAAAAAACGCTACAATGAATTGAGAAAAGAACTTCCAATGGTAACGGAACGAACGTTGAGTTTGCAATTGAAAGAGTTGGAATCCGACGGATTAATTACTCGAACAGTCTATGCAGCTAAACCACCATTGAAAGTGGAGTATGCATTGACCGAATTCGGTAGAACCTTAATTCCTTTGTTGAAAGCAATGGCGGAATGGGGAAAGGAGGCGGCTGAGATCAATAGAAAAATCAGTTTTTTGGAAACAGTTTAA
- a CDS encoding SET domain-containing protein-lysine N-methyltransferase: MKNSTNQIEASESDYLYKSQSQIPNSGHGLFTVIKIYKDETIAIFKGEILTDLEAKTRAEAGNDGYFINLIDGTILDSKNVECFAKYANDAEGFSASNYKNNTRITLDLNDNVCIQALRNIQANEELFCSYGKGYWKKHG, encoded by the coding sequence TTGAAAAATTCAACGAATCAAATTGAAGCGTCAGAATCAGATTATTTATACAAAAGTCAATCTCAAATACCCAATTCTGGACATGGACTTTTTACAGTAATCAAGATCTACAAAGATGAAACGATTGCTATTTTTAAAGGAGAAATTCTCACCGATTTAGAAGCAAAAACAAGAGCAGAAGCCGGAAATGATGGGTATTTTATCAATTTAATAGATGGAACTATCCTAGATTCCAAGAACGTGGAATGCTTTGCAAAATATGCCAATGATGCTGAAGGATTTTCTGCTTCAAACTATAAAAACAATACCCGTATTACCCTAGACTTGAACGATAATGTTTGCATTCAAGCTCTAAGAAATATCCAAGCAAACGAAGAATTGTTTTGCAGCTATGGCAAAGGATATTGGAAAAAACATGGGTGA
- a CDS encoding GldL-related protein, protein MKAKHALILLITGFVLDYIGALLKIMHYPGGKELLIFGMLFKVIGLILFLYKLLKHPAFKDFMNS, encoded by the coding sequence ATGAAAGCAAAACATGCACTTATACTATTAATCACAGGATTTGTCTTAGACTATATTGGAGCATTACTAAAGATTATGCATTATCCTGGAGGAAAAGAATTATTAATCTTTGGTATGCTTTTTAAGGTAATTGGCCTTATACTATTTCTCTATAAATTATTGAAACATCCAGCATTTAAAGATTTTATGAATTCGTAA
- a CDS encoding response regulator transcription factor has protein sequence MKNSIHSSLLTKNKVGNISQEDQLLQKDYLEAVKSFARLTYESVYVIDYEKMTFEYVSENPLFLCGYSAAEVLNLGYEFYFRNVPEKDLELLAQINEAGFDFYEKLPTDKKKEYSITYDFHLINKNGKNILINHKLTPLFLTSEQKIWKAVCIVSISHHQQAGNVFIKKQGSDEIWELDLENTIWRKSAKPTLTEREIEILRLHAQGLTINQIADKIFVAPDTVKYYRRRIFERLSVTNIVEALAYAVNSKII, from the coding sequence ATGAAAAACAGTATTCATTCCAGTCTACTTACCAAAAACAAAGTAGGAAACATATCTCAAGAAGATCAATTGCTCCAAAAAGATTATTTGGAAGCTGTAAAGTCTTTTGCGCGTCTAACTTACGAAAGCGTTTATGTCATCGATTACGAAAAAATGACCTTTGAGTATGTTTCTGAAAACCCCTTATTTTTATGTGGTTATTCAGCGGCGGAAGTGTTGAACCTAGGATATGAATTCTATTTCAGGAATGTTCCCGAAAAGGATTTGGAGTTGTTGGCACAAATCAATGAAGCTGGGTTTGATTTCTATGAAAAATTACCAACAGATAAGAAGAAAGAATATAGTATTACTTATGATTTTCACCTGATAAACAAGAATGGAAAAAATATTCTGATCAATCACAAGCTTACTCCTTTATTTTTAACGAGTGAGCAAAAAATTTGGAAGGCTGTGTGCATTGTTTCCATCTCGCACCATCAACAAGCGGGTAATGTTTTCATCAAAAAGCAAGGTTCGGATGAAATCTGGGAACTTGATTTAGAAAATACCATCTGGCGTAAATCTGCCAAACCAACATTGACTGAACGAGAAATTGAAATCTTACGCTTACACGCACAAGGTTTGACGATTAACCAAATTGCGGATAAAATATTTGTAGCACCCGACACAGTGAAGTATTACAGAAGACGCATTTTTGAACGATTGAGTGTAACAAATATCGTTGAAGCCCTTGCCTATGCAGTGAATAGTAAGATTATTTGA
- a CDS encoding DUF3667 domain-containing protein, which produces MTNCPNCKSPITDNFCSNCGQPTKLKRIDGHYILHEIVHVLHLEKGILYTIKELVIRPGESVKHFIAENRNRLVKPVIFVIVTSLIYTIISHWFHVEPVQPLEEQVRGSALVVIFKWIENHYGYSNIIMGMFIALWLKLFFMKYDYNFFEILILLCFTMGIGMLTFAVATIIEGLSGLHLFVIIQILSLIYSCWAIGQFYNKYKVTSYLKALSAYLLGTFVFYFMAIILGIGIDLIFR; this is translated from the coding sequence ATGACAAATTGCCCCAATTGTAAAAGTCCGATTACCGATAATTTTTGCAGCAATTGCGGACAACCTACAAAGCTTAAACGAATTGATGGACACTATATTTTACATGAAATTGTCCATGTTCTGCATCTTGAAAAAGGAATCTTGTATACCATAAAAGAACTGGTTATACGGCCAGGAGAAAGTGTGAAGCATTTTATTGCTGAAAACAGAAACAGGTTGGTGAAACCAGTAATTTTTGTCATCGTAACTTCGTTGATTTATACCATCATTTCTCATTGGTTTCATGTAGAACCAGTCCAACCTCTTGAAGAACAGGTAAGAGGTTCTGCCTTGGTTGTTATTTTTAAGTGGATTGAAAATCATTATGGATATTCTAATATCATTATGGGAATGTTCATTGCGCTTTGGTTAAAGTTGTTTTTCATGAAATATGATTATAATTTTTTTGAAATTCTGATTCTTTTGTGTTTTACAATGGGAATAGGGATGTTGACCTTTGCTGTTGCTACTATTATTGAGGGTTTAAGTGGACTTCATCTTTTTGTAATCATTCAAATACTTAGCTTAATCTATTCTTGTTGGGCCATTGGCCAGTTTTATAATAAATATAAAGTAACAAGTTATCTGAAAGCCTTGAGTGCTTATCTACTTGGAACATTTGTGTTTTATTTTATGGCGATCATTTTGGGAATTGGAATTGATTTGATTTTCAGATAG
- a CDS encoding metallophosphoesterase, with the protein MRTFVIGDIHGCFDELIELTEKIQLKEDDLLISLGDIVDRGNKSKEVYDYFKSRPNSLVLIGNHERKHQNKILSYSQEIVKVQFGDEYESFLNWLDTLGYYYETADAIIVHAFFEHDKVLADQKQEVLSGSTSGDRYLEKKYPGEKYWSDFYTGSKPIIYGHHVVGTTPKIFNNTYGIDTGACHGDYLTAIELPGFIIHQVKAKRDYWKDEQKQGQIPVLKAKNWNEMRFSEIDKQLNKLAYIEEEEVVSYLLEIRTWKEGIQNSFETIKDEIDKYTKELMEIHQDNFTLEANKKSFKTYLFKSRSNNLTLQDLQKGLNTPAKIEELRKELESK; encoded by the coding sequence ATGAGAACATTTGTAATTGGAGACATTCACGGCTGCTTCGATGAATTAATAGAATTGACTGAAAAAATTCAGTTGAAAGAGGATGATTTGTTAATTTCGCTGGGAGATATAGTGGATAGAGGAAACAAATCGAAAGAAGTGTATGACTATTTTAAATCCCGCCCTAATAGTCTTGTTCTGATTGGAAATCACGAACGAAAACATCAAAATAAAATACTGAGCTATTCGCAAGAAATTGTAAAAGTGCAATTTGGAGACGAGTATGAATCTTTTTTAAACTGGTTGGATACACTTGGCTATTACTACGAAACAGCAGACGCAATCATTGTTCATGCATTTTTCGAACACGACAAAGTACTTGCCGATCAAAAGCAAGAAGTTTTATCAGGATCAACATCTGGAGATCGTTATTTGGAAAAGAAATATCCGGGTGAAAAATATTGGTCCGATTTCTACACCGGTTCAAAGCCAATTATTTATGGACATCATGTGGTAGGAACAACACCCAAAATCTTCAACAATACGTATGGAATTGATACAGGAGCTTGCCATGGAGATTATTTGACAGCAATTGAGCTTCCAGGATTCATCATTCATCAGGTGAAAGCGAAAAGAGATTATTGGAAAGACGAACAAAAACAAGGTCAGATTCCGGTTTTAAAAGCAAAGAATTGGAACGAAATGCGGTTTTCAGAAATCGATAAACAGTTGAATAAATTGGCTTATATCGAAGAGGAGGAAGTGGTGAGTTACCTTCTGGAAATAAGAACATGGAAAGAAGGCATCCAAAATTCATTTGAAACAATCAAAGACGAAATTGATAAGTACACCAAAGAGCTGATGGAGATTCACCAAGATAATTTCACCTTGGAAGCGAATAAGAAATCCTTTAAAACGTATCTTTTCAAAAGTCGATCGAACAATTTGACTTTGCAGGATTTGCAAAAAGGATTGAATACACCCGCAAAAATCGAAGAGTTAAGGAAAGAATTGGAATCGAAGTAG
- a CDS encoding 2OG-Fe(II) oxygenase: MNEEEIQDQNQLDELNQFEGLIQGLIDNEYGCCDDFILPSTVDGLSANIQLLSESEKLKSSGFGNKSDFKEDDRIRGDKITWIEEQSINPFEIIYLQKIEKFILYLNQTCFTAIKSFESHYSFYEKNSFYKRHIDQFKNEKGRKYSIVLYLNEAWKKEDGGTLSLYPKVGEQINISPIGGRMVLFRSDEMEHEVNPSFTRSRNSIAGWLKN; this comes from the coding sequence ATGAATGAGGAAGAGATTCAGGATCAAAATCAACTAGATGAATTGAACCAATTTGAAGGGTTAATCCAAGGGCTTATTGATAATGAATATGGTTGCTGCGATGATTTTATACTGCCCAGTACGGTAGATGGATTAAGTGCTAATATTCAGCTTTTGAGTGAATCAGAAAAGTTGAAGTCTTCTGGTTTTGGGAACAAATCAGATTTCAAGGAAGACGATAGAATTAGAGGCGATAAAATCACTTGGATTGAAGAACAAAGTATAAATCCGTTTGAAATCATCTACTTACAAAAGATTGAGAAGTTTATTCTGTATTTGAATCAAACCTGTTTCACTGCTATAAAAAGTTTTGAAAGTCACTATTCCTTTTATGAAAAGAATAGCTTTTATAAACGACATATCGATCAATTCAAAAATGAAAAGGGACGAAAGTATTCCATCGTTCTTTACCTCAATGAGGCTTGGAAAAAGGAAGATGGAGGGACGCTGTCTTTGTACCCCAAAGTGGGAGAGCAAATAAATATTTCTCCAATTGGAGGACGAATGGTCTTGTTTCGAAGTGATGAGATGGAGCATGAGGTTAATCCTTCTTTTACTCGAAGTAGAAATAGTATTGCTGGATGGTTGAAAAATTAG
- a CDS encoding cupin domain-containing protein, with protein sequence MQTQNIISDEEVINSGLPKSQPHMVVEIVEYVPDSLVSRTVIKQSEGGVTATSFDEGEKLCEKTTESDTYVQIIDGKATVTINNIDRELSLGEGIVIPAATLHCFKAEEKFKMITTVIASVHQV encoded by the coding sequence ATGCAGACACAGAATATCATATCAGATGAAGAAGTAATCAACAGTGGATTACCTAAATCGCAACCACACATGGTTGTTGAAATTGTAGAGTACGTTCCCGATTCCCTCGTAAGTAGAACGGTCATTAAACAGTCGGAAGGTGGTGTTACTGCCACTTCTTTTGATGAAGGAGAAAAGCTCTGTGAAAAAACCACCGAATCTGATACTTATGTTCAAATCATTGATGGAAAAGCCACCGTTACGATTAACAATATCGATCGCGAACTCAGTTTGGGAGAAGGAATTGTCATTCCAGCAGCCACTTTACATTGCTTTAAGGCCGAAGAAAAATTCAAAATGATAACAACGGTTATCGCATCGGTTCATCAGGTTTAA